Part of the Clostridia bacterium genome, GCGGGTTCTATAATATTTTATAGTTTCATGTCAACAGCCCCTCGCCCCCCCAAAGACAAAAAACCCCCTGCCAAAGGGGGCCTTTTTATACTTCCATTACTTCCTTCTCTTTCGCTTCAAAAACACGCTCAATTTCTTCTATATATTTATCAGTTAATTCTTGCACCTTTTCCTGAGCCTTTTTTACAATATCTTCGGAAACCCCTTCCGCTTTTTCTCTATTCTTTATTTGCTCATTAGCCTCACGACGAATATTTCTGATACTAACTTTAGTTTCCTCTGCTTTTTTCTTAATAGTTCTAACTAATTCTTCTCTACTTTCTTGAGTTAATTGAGGAATTGCTATTCGTAAAATATTACCGTCATTATTAGGATTTAAGCCTAAATCAGATTTTAAAATAGCTTTTTCTATATCTTCCAAAATAGTTTTGTCCCAGGGCTGTACAGTCAACAAACGCGGTTCAGGTGCCGAAATATTGGCTACTTGATTAAGGGGAGTCAAAGTACCATAATATTCCACCCTGATTTTTTCCAATAAGGCTGGATTTGCCCTTCCGGCACGCAGTGTGGAAAAATCACTGCGTAAAACCTCAATTGACTTTTTCATTTTTGTTTCCGTTTCGGTAAAAACATCCCTAAACATTT contains:
- the frr gene encoding ribosome recycling factor → MFRDVFTETETKMKKSIEVLRSDFSTLRAGRANPALLEKIRVEYYGTLTPLNQVANISAPEPRLLTVQPWDKTILEDIEKAILKSDLGLNPNNDGNILRIAIPQLTQESREELVRTIKKKAEETKVSIRNIRREANEQIKNREKAEGVSEDIVKKAQEKVQELTDKYIEEIERVFEAKEKEVMEV